A single genomic interval of Marmota flaviventris isolate mMarFla1 chromosome 14, mMarFla1.hap1, whole genome shotgun sequence harbors:
- the Pcare gene encoding photoreceptor cilium actin regulator produces the protein MGCTPSHSDIVNNLTKSGVQFLKKPTAILPGCHGRSGRGSIPLLVQCSTCYDPWGGLPQGQRPAEEQLSSRKSQTTAEGLGQPMGDMEGLISETRTSPTWLNKPQSHTPFQTKGTHGTQGAAFPREESMESTTQETSRWERKPTCYCSSKQGHCSQTILPTPESEGKVDFPEPLVKAHQQAYTYLHASLSKYEAILHLVQQASQTQGLLQPMLSFLLLCFEEVGQLLGEISKDGEVLLQEVREDLAWPLKKGEPQEQPDLLQQLLQYTVSKLQVLHGMVAALTGSFLESSSSYFHSTASHLENQLSTKRSVDERLLRALRQLESLASGHGDPGLQDVPLCSEDSGIGADNESVKSMDKLGKQASWNFVPEAVELKPGISPQMEARLSGRAWQQSAFWMGSDRPQDCPRPPIAKVHPTSQGKVRSPGPHSTGPETLTSRPSEASKSAWCDSLGTGIPVEVQLPKSSRSGEVPPLSESENSSPDEEEDEVSNMSPSAGQENVSPSRPRSSPADWESPFQSHSRKLRSPQAQEMILKMKEAISERIKFVPAPLAHQDWSEEEEGRIVVPRRPSTVSGSRRTPERQQRSQSETCLKSHVEDPTLQELRRVQKDLSQRLEAFYAQGAKRQGQRKEQIVQSRGAAIWPNSNCRVSPSNTISKLKASLTKNFSILPSQDKSILQKCSPHSEGEQPWQKRAELLPNAIPPGEKDETPRAKDCFVRGSPTRTSVKKLIETFSPTESVKTLGDSRNSGSSPCLRKWGVPIMPPRLPIYRGLAPMYTKPQISPTGSRECLKVDTGWRPVAPIFPPLPTAEASRNEDIYCEIEGDPEHLPPPPLEVLMDKSFTSLENPESRKSTGSSPEESSVPGLGRAGPTRRTWASPKLRASMSPIDLLPSKSTASPTRLCSAGPGSSKSGSNLRKPVQDPNLSSAASPNPEAEGRAHSQAQGEKATSFSKHHRKAIPWHHTSPTSGQSRTSEPSLARLTRGPHSPEASRQSRERSPPVVRKSSPTRAHWAPQVDRKQRGLPSSPGPAQPSTVLSSSSPPLSPGAPSPIASLGILSPPNTKKRTSPPPQHKLPSLPLGSPPAQPKVSSPAQHTEASPPSSVPSPSPPGSPSQGYKETRDSEGSQAPTAKASRNTCSIFCPASSSLFEAKSPSLTAHLQTSTSLPPEPGGALGTPAGCWRSSLEPRLKADSQRRMALCALNPLPFVKRTAPACHPGVWIQLPGSSSTSSSWEPQLDQSSSSEDSPKLNAATWSSPCAPEPQGGGSRCASPPELCVLGHGLQPEARTSHVQDKSQPETQSQQKDMA, from the exons GCCCATGGGAGATATGGAAGGACTGATCTCAGAAACCAGAACCTCTCCAACCTGGCTGAACAAACCACAAAGCCACACTCCGTTCCAGACAAAAGGTACCCATGGGACACAAGGGGCAGCCTTTCCCAGGGAAGAGAGTATGGAAAGTACTACACAGGAGACCTCCAGGTGGGAAAGGAAGCCGACATGCTACTGCTCAAGCAAACAGGGCCATTGCAGCCAaactatcctccctactcctgaATCAGAAGGCAAAGTGGACTTTCCTGAACCCCTGGTCAAGGCCCACCAGCAGGCTTACACCTACCTGCACGCCAGCCTCTCCAAGTATGAAGCAATCCTGCACCTGGTCCAGCAGGCCAGCCAGACCCAGGGGCTGCTGCAGCCCATGCTCAGTTTCCTGCTGCTGTGCTTTGAGGAGGTGGGCCAGCTCCTTGGGGAGATCTCCAAGGATGGAGAAGTGCTCCTCCAGGAAGTTAGGGAGGATCTGGCATGGCCATTGAAGAAAGGAGAGCCCCAGGAGCAGCCAGATCTCTTGCAACAGCTGCTGCAGTACACGGTCAGCAAGCTACAGGTGCTCCACGGCATGGTGGCTGCCCTCACCGGGAGCTTCCTGGAGAGTTCCAGCAGCTATTTCCACTCCACGGCAAGCCACTTGGAAAATCAGCTGAGCACAAAGAGGAGTGTGGATGAACGCCTCCTAAGGGCTCTGAGGCAACTGGAGAGCCTGGCAAGTGGCCATGGAGACCCTGGGCTGCAGGATGTACCCTTGTGCTCCGAGGACAGTGGCATTGGTGCCGACAATGAGTCCGTGAAATCTATGGACAAGCTGGGTAAGCAGGCCAGCTGGAACTTTGTCCCGGAGGCTGTAGAGTTGAAGCCAGGGATCTCACCCCAGATGGAGGCCCGGCTATCAGGACGTGCCTGGCAGCAAAGTGCATTCTGGATGGGTTCGGACCGACCCCAGGACTGTCCAAGGCCTCCCATTGCAAAAGTGCATCCAACCTCACAGGGCAAAGTAAGGAGCCCAGGCCCCCACAGCACTGGCCCAGAAACTCTGACCTCCAGGCCTTCAGAGGCAAGCAAGAGTGCTTGGTGTGACTCCCTGGGGACTGGGATCCCTGTGGAAGTACAGCTTCCTAAAAGCTCCAGGTCTGGGGAGGTTCCACCCCTTAGTGAAAGTGAGAACAGCAGCCCAGACGAGGAGGAAGATGAAGTTAGCAACATGAGTCCAAGTGCAGGGCAGGAAAACGTGTCACCTTCAAGGCCACGATCTTCACCTGCAGACTGGGAAAGCCCGTTTCAGTCACACTCCAGGAAGCTTAGGAGCCCCCAGGCCCAGGAAATGATTCTGAAGATGAAGGAAGCCATCAGTGAAAGGATCAAGTTTGTCCCTGCACCTTTGGCGCACCAGGATTggtctgaggaggaggaggggaggattGTGGTCCCACGGAGACCTAGCACGGTCAGTGGCAGCAGGAGGACCCCCGAGAGGCAGCAGAGGTCCCAGTCCGAGACGTGCCTTAAGAGCCATGTGGAGGACCCCACCCTCCAGGAGCTGCGAAGGGTCCAAAAAGACCTCAGTCAGAGACTGGAGGCATTTTATGCCCAGGGCGCCAAAAGGCAGGGACAGAGAAAGGAGCAGATTGTGCAGTCCAGAGGAGCAGCGATATGGCCCAACAGCAACTGCAGGGTGAgccccagcaacaccatcagcaAACTCAAGGCATCCCTTACCAAGAATTTCAGCATCTTGCCTAGTCAGGACAAGAGCATTTTGCAGAAATGCAGTCCCCACTCTGAGGGCGAACAGCCCTGGCAGAAGAGAGCCGAGCTGCTGCCAAATGCCATTCCACCTGGTGAGAAGGACGAGACTCCTAGGGCCAAGGACTGCTTCGTCAGGGGCTCTCCCACCAGAACATCAGTCAAGAAACTCATTGAAACTTTCAGTCCCACTGAGAGTGTGAAGACACTGGGGGACTCCAGGAACTCAGGGTCAAGCCCCTGCCTCAGGAAGTGGGGAGTCCCCATCATGCCTCCCAGACTTCCCATTTATAGGGGCCTTGCTCCTATGTATACTAAGCCCCAAATTTCTCCGACAGGAAGCAGAGAATGTCTCAAGGTGGACACAGGCTGGAGACCTGTAGCACCGATATTTCCCCCTCTGCCTACAGCAGAAGCATCCAGGAATGAGGATATCTACTGTGAAATAGAGGGGGACCCAGAGCACCTCCCTCCACCACCTCTGGAAGTCCTGATGGATAAATCATTCACTTCTCTGGAGAATCCAGAAAGCAGAAAGTCAACAGGCAGCTCCCCTGAAGAGTCCTCAGTACCAGGGCTGGGACGGGCTGGCCCTACCAGAAGAACGTGGGCTTCCCCAAAGCTGAGAGCTTCCATGAGCCCCATTGACTTGCTGCCCAGCAAGAGCACTGCCAGCCCCACCAGGCTGTGCAGCGCAGGGCCAGGAAGCAGCAAGAGTGGCAGCAATCTCAGGAAGCCTGTCCAGGATCCGAACCTCTCTTCTGCAGCCAGCCCCAACCCAGAGGCGGAGGGCAGGGCTCACAGTCAAGCCCAGGGAGAGAAGGCCACAAGCTTCTCCAAGCACCACCGGAAGGCAATTCCCTGGCACCACACCAGCCCCACATCTGGGCAAAGCAGGACTTCAGAACCGAGCCTGGCCAGACTCACACGTGGGCCGCACTCTCCTGAGGCCTCCAGGCAGAGCCGAGAGAGAAGCCCCCCAGTAGTCAGGAAGAGCTCTCCCACCAGGGCACACTGGGCACCCCAAGTAGACAGGAAGCAGCGGGGTCTACCATCATCTCCTGGACCTGCTCAGCCAAGCACTGTGCTCAGCTCCTCCAGTCCACCACTTAGCCCTGGAGCTCCCAGCCCAATAGCAAGCCTTGGGATCCTAAGCCCACCAAACACAAAGAAGCGAACTTCCCCGCCACCCCAGCACAAGCTGCCCAGCCTACCCCTGGGGAGCCCGCCTGCACAGCCCAAGGTCTCCAGTCCTGCCCAGCACACGGAAGCAAGCCCCCCTTCCTCTGTGCCCTCCCCATCCCCCCCAGGGTCCCCCTCTCAGGGATACAAAGAGACCAGAGACTCGGAAGGCAGTCAAGCCCCTACAGCCAAAGCATCCCGGAACACATGTTCCATATtctgccctgcctcctcctctctgttTGAAGCTAAATCACCATCCTTGACAGCCCACCTGCAGACCTCCACATCACTGCCACCAGAACCCGGGGGCGCTCTTGGGACCCCAGCAGGATGCTGGAGAAGCAGTTTGGAGCCTCGACTGAAGGCAGATTCACAGAGGAGAATGGCTCTATGTGCCCTCAACCCTCTGCCTTTCGTCAAAAGGACAGCTCCTGCCTGCCACCCTGGTGTCTGGATTCAGCTGCCTGGCTCTAGCTCCACTAGCTCCTCTTGGGAACCCCAGCTTGACCAGAGCAG CAGCAGTGAGGACAGCCCCAAGCTGAATGCAGCGACTTGGAGCAGCCCCTGTGCCCCAGAACCGCAGGGTGGCGGCAGCAGGTGTGCATCACCCCCAGAGCTCTGTGTGCTGGGCCATGGGCTGCAGCCAGAAGCCCGCACCAGCCACGTCCAGGACAAATCCCAGCCAGAGACCCAGTCCCAGCAGAAGGACATGGCCTGA